The following proteins are co-located in the Methanophagales archaeon genome:
- a CDS encoding site-2 protease family protein — protein sequence MQTSIQLCKFMGIPIRLHFTFLFIFFAIIFSFANWPQTETTRIPLGLGGLELSLVMRYTLSTIAAVLFFFTLLLHEMAHSFVAMRFGTKIHSITLFFFGGLAMMEDIPRSPDKEWRIAIAGPLMSLALGGLFSLFYLGLKALNSIYRPVAILVLTIGFFNGALAVFNLLPAFPMDGGRILRALLAKRMTFLKATRRAAFIGKLFAFALVIMGFSYDPFTFILTGKWSPNLWLPLLAIFLFMAATEEERATATFAILDGIKVKNVMRTERTTVPEDITLSELVNAMLTDKITEYAVVDARGDLKGFVTLDAVKKIPYDQRYFLHVSDVMIPYDGPHDALLSEAPASEALKRMLKDRKSVLAVIEEAGGELIGIITKKDLSIYIEMLRGGAGAIESR from the coding sequence ATGCAAACGTCTATTCAACTGTGTAAATTCATGGGAATACCTATAAGATTGCATTTTACTTTCCTCTTCATCTTCTTCGCTATTATCTTCAGTTTTGCTAACTGGCCTCAAACGGAGACTACTCGTATACCGCTGGGTCTCGGTGGTCTCGAGCTCAGCCTGGTTATGCGTTACACACTATCCACTATTGCTGCTGTCCTGTTCTTTTTCACATTACTGCTCCATGAGATGGCGCATTCTTTCGTGGCAATGCGCTTCGGGACGAAGATACATAGCATCACGCTCTTCTTCTTCGGTGGGCTGGCGATGATGGAGGATATACCAAGGAGTCCAGATAAGGAATGGAGGATTGCAATTGCGGGACCATTGATGAGTTTAGCACTGGGGGGGCTCTTTTCCCTCTTTTATCTGGGACTGAAAGCCCTCAATTCGATATATCGTCCTGTTGCGATCCTCGTGCTGACTATCGGATTCTTTAATGGTGCACTCGCAGTCTTCAATTTATTACCGGCATTTCCAATGGATGGCGGTCGTATACTGAGAGCGCTTCTCGCTAAGCGAATGACATTTTTAAAAGCGACGAGAAGAGCGGCATTTATAGGCAAGCTATTTGCATTTGCTCTTGTCATAATGGGTTTCTCATACGACCCTTTCACATTCATCCTGACCGGTAAATGGAGTCCGAACTTATGGCTTCCTCTACTGGCTATCTTCCTGTTCATGGCAGCGACGGAGGAGGAGAGAGCGACTGCTACCTTTGCCATACTGGATGGTATAAAAGTGAAGAACGTGATGAGGACCGAACGGACAACAGTGCCGGAGGATATCACACTCTCGGAGCTCGTGAATGCTATGCTTACGGATAAAATAACCGAATATGCAGTAGTGGATGCAAGAGGCGACTTAAAAGGGTTTGTTACGCTCGACGCAGTGAAGAAGATACCCTATGATCAGCGATATTTTCTACACGTCTCTGACGTGATGATACCCTATGATGGTCCTCATGATGCACTGTTGAGCGAAGCTCCGGCATCAGAAGCATTGAAACGGATGTTGAAGGATAGAAAGAGTGTCCTAGCAGTGATAGAGGAAGCAGGAGGGGAGCTCATAGGGATAATAACGAAGAAGGACCTCTCTATTTATATAGAAATGCTGCGCGGGGGTGCGGGTGCAATAGAAAGTAGATGA
- a CDS encoding PRC-barrel domain-containing protein, with protein sequence MSSLYGQDIYTDRGVYVGKIEDVNVDIKGRRISGLAVTNINPNAFDVGNKKGVIIPYRWVIAIGDIVLIKHVKRKNRGKRSENKGEGEGERAEENK encoded by the coding sequence TTGTCTTCACTATATGGGCAGGATATATACACGGACAGGGGAGTGTACGTAGGAAAAATAGAGGATGTGAATGTGGACATAAAGGGGAGGCGGATATCAGGGCTGGCAGTGACGAATATAAATCCAAATGCTTTTGATGTGGGTAATAAGAAGGGTGTTATCATCCCTTATCGCTGGGTAATAGCGATTGGGGATATAGTACTGATAAAACATGTGAAAAGGAAGAATAGGGGAAAAAGGAGTGAGAATAAAGGGGAGGGGGAAGGAGAAAGAGCTGAGGAGAATAAGTGA
- a CDS encoding TIGR00270 family protein — protein MTECEICGVEIKKGHARYIQIGTSKLRVCEACARYGTAVVEPEKKNSSSLLARKRNLHHKEMDIEIEELDMDMDMDDYGRKVKEAREKAGLKQEELAKMINEKHSLLRKIENNAITPTEEVRMKIERVLKPYL, from the coding sequence ATGACAGAGTGTGAGATATGCGGCGTGGAGATAAAGAAAGGGCATGCGCGTTATATCCAGATAGGGACTTCAAAACTGAGGGTATGCGAAGCCTGTGCGCGTTATGGAACTGCTGTGGTGGAACCAGAGAAGAAGAACAGCTCTTCGTTGCTTGCACGGAAGAGAAATCTGCACCATAAAGAGATGGATATAGAGATAGAAGAGCTCGATATGGATATGGATATGGATGATTATGGTCGCAAGGTGAAAGAGGCGAGGGAGAAAGCGGGCTTGAAGCAGGAAGAGCTCGCCAAGATGATCAATGAGAAGCATTCATTGTTGCGAAAGATAGAGAACAATGCGATAACGCCCACCGAGGAAGTACGGATGAAGATAGAACGTGTTCTGAAACCTTACCTTTGA